In Marinobacter sp. M3C, the genomic stretch TTTCAGCTTTTCAACCTGGGCCGGAGTTACCTGTTGAGAAGATGCTTGTTGCGCGGCTACCGGGGCTGCGCCGGCAAACGCCAGCACCAGCAGCAAGGGTAGCAGCACAGGTAAAACCAGTAGCGCGCGCAACATGACAACCTGCCCGTTTACAATCAACCGATCTCAGCCAGGCTGTGGCCTGTCATTTCGGTGGGTTGAGCCACGCCCATCAGTGCTAGCAGCGTAGGTGCTACATCGCTCAGGGCGCCACCGTCGTTCAACATTATCTGTTTTGGGCCGGTGTATACCAGGGGCACAGGGCCGGTGGTGTGGGCGGTGTGTACCTGGCCGGAGATCGGGTCTTGCATCTGCTCGCAGTTGCCATGATCAGCGGTAATCAGGCTTTCGCCACCCACCTCAGCAAGCGCTTCTACAACGCGCTTTACGCAGGCGTCCAGGCATTCGGCCGCTTTGATGGCAGCGTCCAGCTTGCCCGTGTGGCCAACCATGTCGCCGTTAGCGTAGTTGCAGATCACCAGATCGTATTTGCCGCTTTTAATGGCTTCAACCAGTTTGTCTGTCACTTCCGGGGCGCTCATCTCCGGCTTCAGGTCATAGGTGGCAACGTCTGGAGATGGCACCAGAATGCGGTCTTCTCCGGTAAATGGCTCTTCACGGCCGCCGTTGAAAAAGAAAGTAACGTGGGCGTATTTCTCAGTTTCTGAAATCCTCAGCTGGGTTTTGCCAGCGTTGGCCAGATATTCGCCCAAGCTATTCACCAGCTGCGTCGGCGGATAGGCGCAGCTGGCTTTTATGTCGGCGGCGTATTCGGTAAGCATTACAAAGTCAGCCAGCTGGGGCACTTTTTTGCGTTTGAAACCGTCAAAGTCAGCGTCTACAAAAGTGCGCGTCAGCTCGCGGGCACGGTCTGCGCGAAAGTTCATAAACAACACTGCGTCGCCGTCGTTAATGGTGGCGGGGCTATCACCTTCGGCCTGAATGCGGGTTGGCTTTACAAATTCGTCATTTTCATCGCGTTCGTAAGCCTGCTCCAGAGCGGTTACCGCGTCTTCGCAAGCGTACTCAGCTTCACCCAAAGCCATTGCATTGTAGGCTGCTTCTACGCGGTTCCAGCGGTTGTCGCGGTCCATGGCGAAGTAGCGCCCGGTAACGCTTGCAATACGGGCAACGCCAAGTGCGGAAAGACTGGCTGCGGCCTTTTCCAGAGACGTTTTGGCACTGCGCGGGGGCATGTCGCGGCCATCCAGAATGGCGTGCAGGTAAACGGCCTTAGCGCCGCGAGCTGCAGCCAATTCTGCGGCGGCAAGAATGTGGCTTTCATGGCTGTGAACGCCGCCTGGCGACAGTAGGCCAATCAGGTGAACGGCTTTACCCTGGCTCACAGCGGCGTCAATGGCTTTGCACAGGGCCGGGTTTTTCTGGAAACCACCGTCTTTCAGATCTTTGTCGATGCGGGTCAGGTTCTGGTATACCACGCGACCGGCGCCAAGATTCATGTGACCTACTTCGGAATTGCCCATTTGTCCGCTGGGCAAGCCGACAAACATTCCGGAAGTGTTAATCAGCGTTTTCGGGTTGTTTTGCCACAAACTATCCCAGAACGGTGTATTGGCGTTGCTGATGGCGTTGTCTTCGGCCGGGTCGCGGTGGCCCCAGCCGTCAAGAATGATGAGTGCTGTTGGCGTGCGAGTCGCTGTCATGACGTGCTCCGGTTATTGGTAGATGTTGCCGAGACGAGTGGGACTCAAGATTCTAACTGCTTTCATTTGCCCATGCTACGCCGGTTACCTTCTGCGCAGGGCTGCGGGTGTGTATAATCTTGCCAAATTATTTTGCAGGGTGTTTTCATGGATCGCTTGTTTGAATTTGTTGTTAACCATTACATTCTGGTGTCGGCATTCGTTGCCTTGCTGCTGGCGCTGCTGGCCCTGGAAACCCGCCGCGGTGGTGCCAAAATTTCCGCCCAAGGCGCTGTGAACCTTATTAACCGGGACGAAGCGGTGGTGGTGGACATCCGTGAGCGCAAAGAATTCAACGAAGGGCGCATCACGGGCTCGATGAATATTCCATTGAGCGCTCTGAAAAGCCGCAGCAGTGAGCTGTCCAAGCATAAAGAAAAACAGCTGATTGTGGTCGACAAGATGGGGCAGCATTCTGCTATGGCGGTCAAACAGCTTAATACTGACGGTTTTGCCAATGTGGTGCGCCTGAGCGGCGGAATTGCCGACTGGAAAGCCAGCAATTTGCCGCTGGTAAAGAAATAACGAAGGGTTGTGTTGCCGCCCAGCGCCGCAGCACGTCGCTTAATTCACGGGCAACCTGGCCCAGATTGATAATAAAGGACTGAACATGGCTGAGAATTCGCAAGCTGCAGCAGGCAATGAAAACCAGAACCAACCACAATTCGCCATGCAGCGCATTTACGTAAAAGATCTTTCTTTTGAATCCCCCAACGCTCCGACGGTGTTTCAGGAGCAGTGGAAGCCGCAGGTCAATCTTGATCTGAACACAGGGCATTCCAAAGTCAGCGATAATCAGTACGAAGTTGTGCTGTCGTTGACGGTAACGGCAAAAATCGAAGAGAAAGTCGCCTACATTGTTGAGATCCAACAAGCCGGCGTTTTTCTGGTAAACGGCGTTGAACCTCAGCAATTGGGCCACATGTTGGGTGCATATTGCCCGACTATTCTGTTCCCTTACGCCCGCGAAGCCATTGATAACCTGGTAAGCCGTGGCAGCTTTCCGGCACTGATGCTGGCGCCGGTTAACTTCGACGCGATTTATGCCCAGGCACTTCAGCGTAAGCAAGAAGAAGCGACGGCTGCAGAAGCCACCAGCGAGCCCAAAACTCACTGACTTTCTGAGCGGGCAAGAAAAGCCCGGCTTACGAGCCGGGTTTTTTATTCAGAACCGCAAAATGCGAGCTGTCGCCAAGCTTCATAAACCACCAGAGCGGCGGTATTCGACAGATTCAGGCTGCGGCTGTGAGAGCACATGGGCACTCTCAGGCGGTGGCCATCCGGTAGGGCATCGCGAACCGGTACGGGCAAGCCGCGGGTTTCCGGCCCAAACATCAGGTAGTCACCGTCCTGGTAACTGACCTCATGATAGTAGTGACTGCCTTTGGTGGTTAGCCCGAACAGCCGTTGCGGCTGCTCGGATTGTAAAAACGCCGGGTAACTTTCGTGCACTTTTACACTGGCGTATTCGCTGTAATCCAGCCCGGCCCGCCGCATCTGTTTGTCTTCCAGAGTAAACCCCAGTGGTTCAATCAGGTGCAGCTTACAACCGGTGTTGGCGCAGAGCCGGATAATATTTCCGGTATTCGGGGGAATCTCCGGCTCGTACAGCACGACATTCAGCATATTAAATTATGCGTTCCGTTTAACATGTAGAGCTATCGCTCAACCGCCAGCGCCACACCCATGCCGCCGCCAATGCACAGTGTCGCCAAGCCTTTTTTGGCATCTTGACGCACCATTTCGTGCAGCAGGCTGACCAGAATACGGCAGCCGGAGGCGCCGATCGGGTGGCCCATCGCAATAGCGCCGCCGTTTACGTTAACCTTGGCTAGGTCCCAGCCCATATCGCGGTTGACCGAAATAGCCTGGGCCGCGAAGGCTTCGTTGGCTTCAATCAGGTCCAGATCGCTAACATCCCAGCCCGCCAGTTTCAGGCAGCGTTTGCTCGCAGGAATCGGGCCGGTACCCATAATAGTGGGGTCTACACCAGCACTGGACTGGGCTTTGATGGTGGCGAGTACGGTCAAGCCCAGTTCTTTGGCCTTTTCAGCGCTGCACACCATAACGGCGGCTGCGCCATCGTTGATGGTCGAAGAGTTCGCGGCGGTGACTGTGCCGTCTTTTTTGAACGCAGGGCGCAGCTTGGACAGGCCTTCGACAGTGGTGCCATCGCGCGGGCCTTCGTCTTTAGCGACAATAATCGGGTCGCCTTTACGCTGGGGAATCGAAACCGGCACGATTTCGCCGTCAAAGCGACCGGCCTTTTGCGCTGCTACGGCTTTTTGTTGAGACGCAGCTGCGAATTGGTCTTGCTCTTCACGGCTGATGCCGTATTTCTCAACGATATTTTCGGTGGTTATGCCCATGTGATAGTCGTTGAATGCGTCCCACAGACCGTCATTGACCATGGTGTCTACCAATGCCCAGTTACCCATGCGCTGGCCATTGCGGCTGTTTGGGAGAACGTGGGGCGCCTGGCTCATGCTTTCCTGGCCACCGGCAATGACGATTTCTGCGTCGCCGTTGCGGATAGACTGTACTGCCATGTGCACGGCTTTCAGGCCGGAACCGCAAACCTTATTGATGGTCATAGCCGGCACAGTCGCCGGCAGCCCGGCGTTAATAGCTGCCTGGCGCGCTGGATTCTGGCCGCAACCCGCGGTGAGTACCTGCCCCATAACAACTTCGCTGACCTGGTCACCGGCAATGCCGGTTTCTTCCATCAGCGCTTTAATGACAGCCGTTCCAAGCTGGTCAGCGCGCAGGGTTGATAACCCCCCACCAAAACTGCCGACCGCCGTCCGCTTGGCGGCAACAATGACAACATCACGCATGAGCATTCTCCATTTTTAGCATGCGGGCGACAGATTTGCCGCGCCTGGGTGAAACTGCCCACAGTGTAGCCCTTTGACTGGCGAGCACCAACTGCTTAGTGCGCGACAGATTTAATGCTTTTGTATTACATTGCGGATCGCCTTCAGCCTGCACTGGCTCATAGCCTGGCCCAGTTCCGGCCCGCGGTAACCTTGGGCCAGTAAGGTTTTGGCTTGCACGCCCGCAGCCGCCTGCGCCGAATCTGCCAGCCGTTGCAGGGCGAGCTGCTGTAAAGGCAGGTTGGGGCTGTTTTGAAGAGGCAAGGTAACACGTAACAGTTGCAGCGCTTCTTGCAGGCGCTCGGGCCGGCGCCAGGCGTCTGCGGCGTTAAGGGCTTCCAGCAGCTGTTCGGCCGGTTCGTTTTCGCTGTCGGTAATGTTCATGCAGGATGAGCAGCGTAAGGTGCAGGCCAGGATGGCAAGCTCCTGGCAGGCTTTTGGCGCCTTTAATAAAGTCGCCCGATTGTTAGCCTGTACGCTGGAAAGCGGCAGTAATAACGCTGCAATTCGCTGCGCTGTGTTGGCATCGGGTAAATTCTGGTGCAATTGCTGCAGGGCGTGAAAGGCCTGCTGGCGTACGGGCTGCGCTGCAAATTCCGGCAGGAGTTCAATCAGCGCACCACAACTGTGTAGAACCTCAAAAAACGTTACCGGAGAAGCCTCGTGTAACGCGCGCTGAAGCTCTTGCCATACCCGTTCAGGCACCAGGTGGCCCACTTCGCCGGCGTTTGTCATTGCCTGCATCAATTGCAGCGTGTCGGGATGGACTTCGAAACCCTGGGGCACAAAGCGGGCGGCAAAACGTGCGGTGCGCAGAATGCGCAGGGGGTCCTCAGCGAAGGCTTCGGAAACGTGGCGCAGCAGGCGGTCTTGAAGATCCTGCCGGCCGCCAAAAGGGTCAATAATCTCGCCGTCTTCGGCTTGCGCCATGGCATTAACCGTCAGATCGCGGCGTTTCAGGTCTTCTTCGAGGGTTACGTCGGGTGCGCTGTACACCGCGAACCCGTGGTAGCCATGGCCTTGCTTGCGCTCGGTGCGCGCCAGCGCGTATTCCTCGTGGGTATCGGGGTGCAGGAACACCGGAAAATCAGCGCCCACTTGGCGAAAACCTTGTGCCAGCATGACTTCAGGCGTGGCGCCCACTACCACCCAGTCGCGGTCTTTAATTGGTAGGCCCAGCAGTTGATCGCGCACTGCGCCGCCAACCAGGTAGATGTCCATAAATGTGCCCATAATAACGAGAAGTTGTGGCGCAGATTAGGTTAGAAGCGGCTGCCACACAAGCCGCTGCCGGTTACGCAGGCGCGGCGGTCTTTTGCCGTTTACACTGAAGATATTTTAGCGCCTGCGTAAAAATTCGAACAAAGTCAGTAAGTTGGATAACCTGGCCCGATTCTTTCATATAATAGTTAAACCGCATTTTCGGAGATTAGTAATGACACTTCGCGTTATAACCGCGTTACTGGTGCTGTTGATGGCGACAGCTTGCGCGCCCACGGGGCAGCAGGGCCGCAACGCAGACGCTAACCGTTTCGCGCCCATCACCCTGCGGGTTAGCGGCTATGGCACCTATGAAGACGCCACAAAAGACCGGTTAGACACGCGCAAACGCCTGATGGCGCGCAGGGCTTCGCAGCTGGACGCCTATCGTAACCTGGCAGAACGGGTTTACGGCACGGTGGTTTATGGCGGGGCTACGGTGAGCGATTTTGTGCTGCAGAACGATGATTTTCGAGCCTACGTTGACAGTTATTTACGCGGTATGAAGACCGTATCTGTGAACGAGCACAGTGATGGAGTAGTGGAAACCGTCGTCGAATTGAAACTGGAACCACGCTTTCGACAGTGTGTTGCCAGTGTGCCCGACACCCAGGTAGCCCGTTATTGCTCGTTACCCTTGCCCCGTGAAAATGACAGTGCTGGCGATGTTCGCAGCGGCAACACCGATTCTCTCTACTACCTGGATTAAGCGATGACTGCTTGCTACCGAAGGTTAACGCTGCCTATTTCAATCGCTGTTGCCTGTGCTCTGGCACTGGTACTTGCCAGCCAGCCGCTGCTGGCCGCGGTTGTTGAGGGTGTCGGCCATGCCAGCATTCATAATGGTGATATTGATAGCGCCCGCGCCCTGGCACGGCAGGCGGCTCTGCGCGATATGGCGCTGCAATACGACGCTCGTATCAGCAACAGCGACACGGTTGAAAATGGCGTGCTGACCAGTTCGCGCCTGCGCGTTACCAGCGATGTCCGCGCCCGCAATGTGCAGGTGGTGGATGAGTTTCGCAGCGGCCAGCTACTGCGGGTGACCCTGCGCGCAGAAATGACCGCTCAGCAAAGCAGTTGTGGTAACGGTGCGGCGTCTACGTTGAAAAAACGCGTGGCGATTACCGGGTTTCCATTGTTGTACCCTGATCACGCCCGCGTTGGGCGCCTGGATGATGCCGGTGAAATGCTGCCGCAACAGTTACAGGCCCGGTTGCGTAACGCGGGCAGCGTGCAGGTTCTTTCGGCAACGAGCTTGAGGATGTATGGCGATTTGCTGAACGCACCCACCGCCCAGCAGGATGACAACCGGCTGACCAATGTGCGCCAACTGGCGCGGGAACTGGGTGCTCAGTTTGTGGTCAGCGGGGTTATACGGGACCTGGATGTGGCTGACCCTGCAGCTTGGAATACGTCGGTATTCGGCAAACTTAAACGTGGTTTGAACGCTGTCGATCAGACCCGGCGCTTTATTGCGGATATGGTGATTTATGATGGTTTTAGTGGGGCCCCGGTTTACCAGCAGCGCTTCAGTGCTCGCGCGCAATGGAATGCTGGCCCCGGCAGTGCCAGCGGTTTTGCCTCGGCCGGTTTTGAACAAACCGACTATGGTAAGGCGGTCGCGCAGGTAATGGATGACATGGCCAGGTCAGTGACGGATGCGCTGAATTGCCAACCGTTTATGACCCGAATCAGCCGTGTTGACGGTGAACTTGTCACTATTGAATCGGGTGCCACCTCCGGATTGCGGCCGTCAGCAACGTTGCAGGTATACCGCAGTGCGCAGCACTTTGAGGCTCTGGACGCAACACCTGAGCTGACTGAAACCGGGGTTAACATCACACTCAACAATGTTCACCCTGAATTCGCTTCCGGCAAGCTGTCGGCCCATGGTGGCCAAACCAATATCCAGCAGGACGATATTGCCGTGGTGTGGTAGCGCGTCGCGTGCGTGATCGTTCGCCAAAAAAAGACCCGCCGTGTGCGGGTCTTTTTTATGTTTCTGGGCTAAAAAACGTACGACAGGTTATGCGGCTTGTTTAGAAGCAATATCACGGATCTTGCTGATCATCGAACGCAAACCGTTTCCGCGAGTCGGGGAGATATGGCGGAATAAATCCAGGCGTTCAAACAACTCATCGATGTCGATGGCCAGAAGTTCACGGGGTTCGTGATTGTTCAGCGCCACCAGGATGATCGCCGCTAGTCCGCGCACAATAATGGCATCAGAATCGATCAGCAGAAACAGCTTGCCGCTGGCTTGATCATAGTGATGAGTCAGCCACACTTGGCTTTGGCAGCCGTGCACGTAATTCTTTTCGTTGCGTTCGGAATCCGGAAACGGCGGTAGCTGTTTGCCCAGGTCGATAATGAACGCGTAGCGATCTTCCCAGTCGTCCAAAAGCTCGAAGGCCTCAAACACGTCTTCCATTGTGGTGCTGGTACCCAGCGGATTTTTCGTGAAATCGGTTGCGCTGGTGGTCATTACAACATCCCCAGTTCCAGTTTGGCTTCGTCGGTCAGCATGTCGCTGGTCCAGGGCGGGTCAAAGGTCAGGTCTACCGTGACTTTATCAACGTTGGGCACGTGTTCCAGTTTGGTTTTCACATCTTCAGTAATCACCGGGCCCATGCCACAACCTGCGGCGGTAAGAGTCATGGTGATGTGAATGTGGTTGCCGTGCTCTGGTTCCTGCTCGATGGAGCAGTTGTAGATTAGCCCCAGCTCTACCACGTTGACCGGAATCTCTGGGTCATAACAATTACGCAGGGCTTCCCACATCTGGTTTTCGTTTACCGTGCCGTCTTCCGGAGTATCAAAATTACTGACCAGTGGCTGTTTGCCCAAAGCGTCGGCGTCGTGGCCTTCAATGCGTGCCAAATTGCCATTAACGGCCACTGTAAAGGTTCCGCCCAGCGACTGGGTAATGGTTACGAAGGTATCCGAAGGAATCATGATTTCCGTTCCGGAGGGAACCAGGCGGGCTTCCACTTCGCGTTTGGTCAGTACAACTTCCCGTTCTTGCATCTGTTACTCCGTCATACCACTGTAAAGCTTTCGCCGCAGCCACATTCTGCGGTGGCGTTGGGGTTGCGAAACTCAAAGGTGGAGTTCACGCCTTCGGTAACAAAATCAATTTCAATACCGTTCACCAGTGGCATGTGCTCGTCTTTTACAAACAGGTC encodes the following:
- the gpmI gene encoding 2,3-bisphosphoglycerate-independent phosphoglycerate mutase, which produces MTATRTPTALIILDGWGHRDPAEDNAISNANTPFWDSLWQNNPKTLINTSGMFVGLPSGQMGNSEVGHMNLGAGRVVYQNLTRIDKDLKDGGFQKNPALCKAIDAAVSQGKAVHLIGLLSPGGVHSHESHILAAAELAAARGAKAVYLHAILDGRDMPPRSAKTSLEKAAASLSALGVARIASVTGRYFAMDRDNRWNRVEAAYNAMALGEAEYACEDAVTALEQAYERDENDEFVKPTRIQAEGDSPATINDGDAVLFMNFRADRARELTRTFVDADFDGFKRKKVPQLADFVMLTEYAADIKASCAYPPTQLVNSLGEYLANAGKTQLRISETEKYAHVTFFFNGGREEPFTGEDRILVPSPDVATYDLKPEMSAPEVTDKLVEAIKSGKYDLVICNYANGDMVGHTGKLDAAIKAAECLDACVKRVVEALAEVGGESLITADHGNCEQMQDPISGQVHTAHTTGPVPLVYTGPKQIMLNDGGALSDVAPTLLALMGVAQPTEMTGHSLAEIG
- a CDS encoding rhodanese-like domain-containing protein — its product is MDRLFEFVVNHYILVSAFVALLLALLALETRRGGAKISAQGAVNLINRDEAVVVDIRERKEFNEGRITGSMNIPLSALKSRSSELSKHKEKQLIVVDKMGQHSAMAVKQLNTDGFANVVRLSGGIADWKASNLPLVKK
- the secB gene encoding protein-export chaperone SecB, whose translation is MAENSQAAAGNENQNQPQFAMQRIYVKDLSFESPNAPTVFQEQWKPQVNLDLNTGHSKVSDNQYEVVLSLTVTAKIEEKVAYIVEIQQAGVFLVNGVEPQQLGHMLGAYCPTILFPYAREAIDNLVSRGSFPALMLAPVNFDAIYAQALQRKQEEATAAEATSEPKTH
- the trmL gene encoding tRNA (uridine(34)/cytosine(34)/5-carboxymethylaminomethyluridine(34)-2'-O)-methyltransferase TrmL: MLNVVLYEPEIPPNTGNIIRLCANTGCKLHLIEPLGFTLEDKQMRRAGLDYSEYASVKVHESYPAFLQSEQPQRLFGLTTKGSHYYHEVSYQDGDYLMFGPETRGLPVPVRDALPDGHRLRVPMCSHSRSLNLSNTAALVVYEAWRQLAFCGSE
- a CDS encoding acetyl-CoA C-acetyltransferase — translated: MRDVVIVAAKRTAVGSFGGGLSTLRADQLGTAVIKALMEETGIAGDQVSEVVMGQVLTAGCGQNPARQAAINAGLPATVPAMTINKVCGSGLKAVHMAVQSIRNGDAEIVIAGGQESMSQAPHVLPNSRNGQRMGNWALVDTMVNDGLWDAFNDYHMGITTENIVEKYGISREEQDQFAAASQQKAVAAQKAGRFDGEIVPVSIPQRKGDPIIVAKDEGPRDGTTVEGLSKLRPAFKKDGTVTAANSSTINDGAAAVMVCSAEKAKELGLTVLATIKAQSSAGVDPTIMGTGPIPASKRCLKLAGWDVSDLDLIEANEAFAAQAISVNRDMGWDLAKVNVNGGAIAMGHPIGASGCRILVSLLHEMVRQDAKKGLATLCIGGGMGVALAVER
- a CDS encoding multifunctional CCA tRNA nucleotidyl transferase/2'3'-cyclic phosphodiesterase/2'nucleotidase/phosphatase; protein product: MDIYLVGGAVRDQLLGLPIKDRDWVVVGATPEVMLAQGFRQVGADFPVFLHPDTHEEYALARTERKQGHGYHGFAVYSAPDVTLEEDLKRRDLTVNAMAQAEDGEIIDPFGGRQDLQDRLLRHVSEAFAEDPLRILRTARFAARFVPQGFEVHPDTLQLMQAMTNAGEVGHLVPERVWQELQRALHEASPVTFFEVLHSCGALIELLPEFAAQPVRQQAFHALQQLHQNLPDANTAQRIAALLLPLSSVQANNRATLLKAPKACQELAILACTLRCSSCMNITDSENEPAEQLLEALNAADAWRRPERLQEALQLLRVTLPLQNSPNLPLQQLALQRLADSAQAAAGVQAKTLLAQGYRGPELGQAMSQCRLKAIRNVIQKH
- a CDS encoding LPP20 family lipoprotein, with product MTLRVITALLVLLMATACAPTGQQGRNADANRFAPITLRVSGYGTYEDATKDRLDTRKRLMARRASQLDAYRNLAERVYGTVVYGGATVSDFVLQNDDFRAYVDSYLRGMKTVSVNEHSDGVVETVVELKLEPRFRQCVASVPDTQVARYCSLPLPRENDSAGDVRSGNTDSLYYLD
- a CDS encoding flagellar assembly protein FlgT, translating into MTACYRRLTLPISIAVACALALVLASQPLLAAVVEGVGHASIHNGDIDSARALARQAALRDMALQYDARISNSDTVENGVLTSSRLRVTSDVRARNVQVVDEFRSGQLLRVTLRAEMTAQQSSCGNGAASTLKKRVAITGFPLLYPDHARVGRLDDAGEMLPQQLQARLRNAGSVQVLSATSLRMYGDLLNAPTAQQDDNRLTNVRQLARELGAQFVVSGVIRDLDVADPAAWNTSVFGKLKRGLNAVDQTRRFIADMVIYDGFSGAPVYQQRFSARAQWNAGPGSASGFASAGFEQTDYGKAVAQVMDDMARSVTDALNCQPFMTRISRVDGELVTIESGATSGLRPSATLQVYRSAQHFEALDATPELTETGVNITLNNVHPEFASGKLSAHGGQTNIQQDDIAVVW
- a CDS encoding SufE family protein, which encodes MTTSATDFTKNPLGTSTTMEDVFEAFELLDDWEDRYAFIIDLGKQLPPFPDSERNEKNYVHGCQSQVWLTHHYDQASGKLFLLIDSDAIIVRGLAAIILVALNNHEPRELLAIDIDELFERLDLFRHISPTRGNGLRSMISKIRDIASKQAA
- the sufT gene encoding putative Fe-S cluster assembly protein SufT codes for the protein MQEREVVLTKREVEARLVPSGTEIMIPSDTFVTITQSLGGTFTVAVNGNLARIEGHDADALGKQPLVSNFDTPEDGTVNENQMWEALRNCYDPEIPVNVVELGLIYNCSIEQEPEHGNHIHITMTLTAAGCGMGPVITEDVKTKLEHVPNVDKVTVDLTFDPPWTSDMLTDEAKLELGML